One genomic segment of Natrialbaceae archaeon AArc-T1-2 includes these proteins:
- a CDS encoding carbamate kinase, whose amino-acid sequence MAEHTSDADRVVVALGGNALVEADSSWTYEDQLAVLEETATELAGLLEAGTDLVLVHGNGPQVGNRLLEQEDAETPRLPLDVLVAGTQAEIGYPLGQALESAASGATVATVLTRIVVDPEDSAFEEPTKPVGPFYDEETAASKPFETRRTGKGERPYRRVVPSPEPLEVVERETIGRLLEREDAVICAGGGGVPVSRGDALEGVEAVVDKDYTARLLGTELEADTLLFLTDVEYAYADYGGPDQRPLREVAVDELRTRLENDEFAPGSMGPKVRACCQFLERGGDRAVITTPGRLEAALAGETGTRVRP is encoded by the coding sequence ATGGCAGAGCACACGTCGGACGCCGACCGAGTCGTCGTCGCTCTCGGCGGCAACGCTTTAGTCGAAGCCGATAGCTCGTGGACCTACGAGGACCAGCTCGCGGTTCTCGAGGAGACGGCGACCGAGCTCGCGGGGCTCCTCGAGGCAGGCACCGACCTCGTGCTCGTCCACGGTAACGGACCACAGGTCGGGAACCGCCTCCTCGAGCAGGAAGATGCGGAGACGCCCCGGCTTCCCCTCGACGTCCTCGTCGCCGGGACCCAGGCCGAGATCGGCTATCCGCTCGGGCAGGCCCTCGAGAGCGCTGCCTCCGGCGCGACCGTCGCCACGGTCCTCACCCGGATCGTCGTCGATCCAGAGGATTCAGCGTTCGAGGAGCCGACGAAACCCGTCGGCCCGTTCTACGACGAGGAGACGGCCGCGTCGAAACCCTTCGAGACCCGTCGGACGGGCAAAGGCGAGCGGCCGTACCGCCGGGTAGTCCCCTCGCCGGAGCCACTCGAGGTCGTCGAGCGGGAGACGATCGGCCGGCTTCTGGAACGCGAAGACGCCGTGATCTGTGCCGGCGGCGGTGGCGTTCCCGTTTCCCGCGGGGACGCCCTCGAGGGCGTCGAGGCGGTCGTCGACAAGGATTACACCGCCCGGTTGCTCGGGACCGAACTCGAGGCCGATACGCTCCTGTTCCTGACGGACGTCGAGTACGCCTACGCGGACTACGGCGGGCCAGATCAGCGGCCGCTGCGGGAGGTTGCCGTCGACGAACTCCGGACCCGCCTCGAGAACGACGAGTTTGCACCGGGAAGCATGGGCCCGAAAGTGAGGGCGTGCTGTCAGTTTCTCGAACGCGGCGGCGACCGAGCCGTGATCACCACGCCCGGCCGACTCGAGGCGGCGCTTGCCGGCGAGACCGGCACCCGGGTGAGACCCTAG